The following proteins are encoded in a genomic region of Rhizobium sp. CCGE531:
- a CDS encoding DUF952 domain-containing protein — MMTAMPMVYKIVPDALWQQARQTGVFHGAAIDLTDGFIHFSTAKQARETAARHFAGQTGLLLVAIDGEALGDKLVFEPSRGGDLFPHLYAPLPLSAVLWEKPLPLGDDGAHVFPEMAE; from the coding sequence ATGATGACCGCCATGCCAATGGTTTACAAGATCGTGCCGGATGCGCTCTGGCAGCAAGCCAGACAAACCGGCGTTTTTCATGGCGCGGCGATCGATCTGACCGACGGCTTCATTCATTTCTCCACCGCGAAGCAGGCAAGGGAGACGGCCGCACGCCATTTCGCAGGGCAGACCGGCCTGCTGCTGGTAGCGATCGACGGCGAGGCGCTCGGCGACAAGCTGGTGTTCGAACCCTCGCGCGGCGGCGATCTCTTCCCGCATCTCTATGCGCCGCTGCCGCTTTCGGCCGTGCTCTGGGAAAAGCCGCTGCCGCTCGGCGACGACGGCGCCCACGTCTTTCCGGAGATGGCGGAATGA
- a CDS encoding quinone-dependent dihydroorotate dehydrogenase: MIGAFRDLGRRGLFLFDPETAHGMSIAALKSGLVPACRISTDPRLRQTVAGLDFANPIGMAAGYDKNAEVPEALLKLGFGFTEIGTVTPKAQSGNPRPRIFRLVEDEGVINRLGFNNEGHEAAFQRLKAIRGNGIIGVNIGANKDSVDRIADYVAGIRRFYSVARYFTANISSPNTPGLRDLQARESLSALLSAVLAARDEEAAKAGKLIPVFLKIAPDLTEEGMDDIAAETLSHALDGLIISNTTLSRDGLKDQRQAREAGGLSGKPVFEKSTTVLAKMRRRVGAALPLIGVGGVSSAETALDKIKAGADLVQLYSCMVYEGPGLPGRIVADLSKLLDRERAGSIRDLRDARLDYWANRNV; the protein is encoded by the coding sequence ATGATCGGCGCCTTTCGCGATCTCGGCCGGCGCGGCCTGTTCCTGTTCGATCCGGAAACCGCGCACGGCATGTCGATAGCTGCGCTGAAATCCGGCCTCGTACCGGCCTGCCGCATCAGCACCGATCCTCGCCTGCGCCAGACCGTAGCCGGGCTCGATTTTGCCAATCCCATCGGCATGGCGGCCGGCTATGACAAGAATGCCGAAGTGCCGGAGGCATTGCTGAAGCTCGGCTTCGGTTTCACGGAGATCGGCACGGTGACGCCGAAGGCGCAGTCGGGCAATCCGCGCCCGCGCATCTTCCGCCTGGTCGAGGACGAAGGCGTCATCAACCGTCTCGGCTTCAACAATGAGGGCCATGAGGCGGCTTTCCAGCGGCTCAAAGCCATCCGCGGCAATGGCATCATCGGCGTCAATATCGGCGCCAACAAGGATAGCGTCGACCGCATCGCCGATTACGTCGCCGGTATCCGCCGCTTCTATTCGGTGGCGCGCTATTTCACCGCCAATATCTCCTCGCCGAATACGCCGGGCCTTCGTGATCTGCAGGCGCGTGAAAGCCTGTCGGCCCTTTTGTCGGCCGTGCTCGCCGCCCGCGACGAGGAAGCGGCGAAGGCCGGTAAGCTCATCCCCGTCTTCCTGAAGATCGCCCCCGATCTGACCGAGGAGGGCATGGATGATATCGCCGCCGAAACCTTGTCTCATGCGCTCGACGGTTTGATCATCTCCAATACCACGCTGTCGCGCGATGGCTTGAAGGATCAGCGGCAGGCCAGGGAGGCCGGTGGTCTTTCCGGCAAGCCGGTCTTCGAAAAATCGACCACGGTGCTCGCGAAGATGCGCCGCCGCGTCGGCGCTGCGCTGCCGCTCATCGGCGTTGGCGGCGTCTCGTCGGCGGAAACGGCGTTGGATAAGATCAAGGCAGGCGCCGATCTGGTGCAGCTCTATTCCTGCATGGTCTACGAAGGACCGGGACTGCCGGGCCGGATCGTTGCGGATCTCTCGAAGCTGCTCGATCGCGAGCGTGCCGGCTCGATCCGCGACCTGCGCGATGCCAGGTTGGATTACTGGGCGAACCGAAACGTCTGA
- a CDS encoding helix-turn-helix transcriptional regulator — translation MLSHEQIWGAIDRLAERHALTPSGLARRAGLDATSFNKSKRLSQDGRLRWPSTESIAKILGATGASLEQFLSFIRPAEPPGILAMNGIPPAGNAIPLIGFAQAGAGGFFDDGGFPAGQGWDMVEFPVAAGQRAGAYALEVQGESMLPLYRDGDILIVEPGAQIRKNDRVVVKTREGEVMAKVLLRQSAKSIELLSLNPEHPNRSFDLADVEWIARIIWASQ, via the coding sequence ATGCTGTCACACGAGCAGATATGGGGTGCGATCGACCGGCTTGCCGAGCGGCATGCCTTGACCCCTTCCGGCCTCGCGCGCCGCGCCGGGCTTGACGCCACTTCCTTCAACAAGTCGAAGCGATTGAGCCAGGACGGGCGCCTGCGCTGGCCGTCGACGGAATCGATCGCCAAGATCCTGGGTGCGACGGGAGCCAGCCTGGAGCAGTTCCTGAGCTTCATCCGACCGGCCGAGCCGCCGGGCATCTTGGCAATGAACGGGATTCCGCCGGCTGGAAATGCCATTCCCCTAATCGGCTTTGCCCAGGCGGGCGCCGGCGGCTTCTTCGACGATGGTGGCTTCCCCGCCGGCCAGGGCTGGGACATGGTGGAGTTTCCCGTCGCGGCCGGGCAAAGGGCTGGTGCCTATGCGCTCGAGGTTCAGGGCGAAAGCATGTTGCCGCTCTATCGCGACGGGGATATTCTGATCGTCGAGCCAGGCGCTCAGATCAGGAAAAATGACCGTGTCGTTGTGAAGACCCGCGAGGGTGAAGTGATGGCCAAGGTCCTGCTGCGGCAGAGCGCGAAGTCGATAGAACTCTTGTCGCTGAACCCCGAACACCCCAATCGCAGCTTCGATCTTGCGGATGTGGAATGGATCGCCCGGATCATATGGGCCAGCCAATAG